The nucleotide sequence TTACAAGCAGAATTAGAAGTAAGAGAAAGAAGAGCAGAAGCCAAAGCAGAAGCAAGTAAAGCAAAATTGAACGCTAACAAAGAAGCAAGCCAAGAAGTATTAGATTTTGTGAAATCAAGCAAAAAACTTTTGAAAGATTATTACGCTTTTGTAAAGAAAAACAAAAAGTATTCTAAAGAGTACTACTCTAAGAAGTTCACCTTAGAGAGTGCGACCGAATTTGTAAACTTGTAAAATTAACATTAATATTAACAATTAAACATTAGAAAAAAAATGACAACAACAGACAAAACATTAGGCTTACAAGAATGGGTGAACGACAACAACTTCACCACTGAAACAATTAGCGATGAGGCAATAATAGACTTCATCAAGCGTAATTACAGATACTACAATTATGTAGATAGTATCGAAGAAGCAGAACAGCTGTACAACGACTCTATTGATGACCGTGATGAGTGGTTAGAGTTAAGAGCGTTAGATACACCCGAACGAATCGAAACGTTCGTCGTTAAAGGTGAAGAGTTTGAGGGGTATGCTCGATATGATGAGACCTATACAGTAGAGATTGTAGGCATAGCAGACCGTCAAGGCGGTGAAGAGCAGTTTTATATGATTGATATTTCTCATCGTTAATACAAAGAAAAAGCCCCTAATGTAGTGTTAGGGGCTTACTTGTAAAATTAAAACAATTCTAACGATTTAAACACCCTTAGAAATGAGGGTGCAAAAATACAAAATAATATGGACAAAAACAAACTTTTTGAATTTAAAATGCCAAAGTTTTTATTGGCATTACAGCCAGAGCCTGAGCATTTGCCTAATAAATTTCACTTTATCTACTCACCCCTCTACTTATCTCTGATATTGGTAATTAGAGAGCGTACACAGCAGATAGTTCTTAACAGAGAATTAAAGGATAAGCCTCAGAAGTTATATGTATTCAATGAATATGAGAAGTTTAAACTCATAATAATTCAGAATAACGTAAAGATAACAGGAGGGGAATTAGCCCCTGCTATTTCTGAAACACAATTCTTAGATGAAGCGTGGGAATGGTATAATACTAATATGATAACACAAGAATAATTATGACACCACACGACAAAGTAATATACATCATTCAGCAATTGGAGATATCCGATAGCAAGGTAGCACGTGCGATAGGCAAAAGCAAGTCGACTACCACACACAAGAGAATGAACCTAAGAGGGGCAAAATTCAGTGAAGAAGAATTTACAAATCTTCGTGATTTCTACCTCGAAAAACTCAAAAAAATAGAAATGTTATAAATATAACAAAATATTTTTCACCAACAAGACGGGCATTTGCTCGTCTTTTTTGTTTTTGAGCGTTTTGATATTCAAACGTTTGAATTTTTGCAAGTATTTTTGTTTAGCTTTAAATACAAATAAGTATCTGATTACCAAATAATTATATCAAAAAATATTAGGAATTGTTTAATATGTTTTATACCTTTGCACTACGAAATTTGAATGATTATGAAACTTCAAGAAAGCACCTTACAAACCGCTTGCGTGCGTTGGTTCAGACACCAATATCCGAACCTCGTTATATACGCCGTCCCTAATGGTGGTAGTCGCAATGTGCGTGAAGCGCAGCGTCTCAAAACAGAGGGGGTATTAGCGGGGGTAGCAGACTTAGTTGTGTTACTTCCACAAGGGAAGAGCCTGTATATTGAGATGAAAGTAAAAGGAAATCGCCAAACTGACAACCAAAAAGAGTTTCAGAAGAAAGCAATAGCATTAGGGCATACTTACGCTGTATGCTACTCGTTTGAGGAGTTTCAACAAGTTATTGAAAATCAAATACAGAAACAGCAAAATACAATAATTTAAGAAAATTATATACAAAAAACACTGTTAAATTATATATGCTTAAACCGATACGACAAAATAGAAAATCAAAATCAATACTTGCTGATAAGTTTGTTACTGAAAACTCAAACTTTAAAGCAGGTAGTATTGTTTTGTCAAATCAAACTGTTTTTTTTCAAGCAATAAATAAAATTAATCAAATAGCAGGCATTCCTAACGATAATGAAGATTACAGAATTGTCACACGAAAGAATATTAACTCGTTTGATTTTATTTTATTATTACTTCATAAGAACAAAATAACAGACCTAACCATCGCATTTTATCGCATTGGCAAAAAAGTTATTCAGGAATTAAAGAATTTGAAAGACAATAAACTCATCACTAATATAACACTATTAGTTAATGACGGATTTCCTAAACTGTGCCCTGATGCATATAACCTAATGAAACAATATGAGAGCAACACTTTCAAAATCAAAATAGAGAACAACCACACTAAGATAATTTGCGTAAGAACGCAAGATGAAAAATACTATGTAATTGAAGGTAGTGGCAACCTATCCAATAACTCACGAATTGAACAATATTCATTCACTCAAAACAAAAGCCTTTATGAATTCCACACGGAGTGGATTAATAACATTTAAACAAAAATACAATATGAAAACAGAGAACAAAAACAATAAAATAAAAAGACTTAATGGCAAATTATTCTCATCAGAATACCAGCCTCCTGAAAAGTGGACAGAAGAAAGAGCACTACAATTAGGTAGTGAACTTATTGAATGGCTAAAAGAGAAGGATAGTGAAGGTAATGATAAGGGGAATATATTCTATGAAGAATTTTTGATAATTGAAAAAGACTTGTATCCAGAAATAGTAACATATTTAAGGAGTAAATTCCCTTCGTTTTTCAAGTTATTAGAAAAAGCAAACAAAATTCAGGAACTTAAATTGCAAAAATTCGGCACAGCAGACCGATTGAATGCCGCAATGACCAAATTCGTGCTAATTAACAAGCATAATTGGTGTGAAAAACAGGAAATCACAGGAAAAGATGGTAAAGACTTTAACAATTTCCAAGTAACAGGGATAATTATTAAGTAGCAATGAAGAATGTGGTACTTGAATTTAACAGCAACGGAAATGACAAGCAAAAGGAATGCGGCAGAGCGTGGGCTAATGATGATATTGACGAGGTGCTATATGGTGGCGCAAAAGGCGGTGGCAAATCATTCATAGGTTGCTCATTGATATTAGCCGACGCTCTAATGTATGCAGGTACACAGTATTTCATTGCCCGCAAGCAATTGAATGATTTGAGGCGGTTTACTATACCGAGTATTCACGAGGTACTCAACGGCTGGGGCATACCACAAGAAGCGTGGAAGTACAACGGGCAGGATAATTACTTTGAATTGTATAACAGCTCACGAGTATTGCTATTAGATTGTAAGTATTTACCAAGCGACCCACAATACCAACGGTTAGGGTCAATGCAATTTACCCGTGGGTGGATAGAAGAGGGCGGAGAGTTCGATTATGATAGTTATTCTAACTTGAAAATATCAATAGGGAGATGGAAAAATAGAGAATATAATTTGAAGGGCAAATTACTGATAACCGCCAACCCTTCCAAGAATTTT is from Capnocytophaga ochracea DSM 7271 and encodes:
- a CDS encoding VRR-NUC domain-containing protein: MKLQESTLQTACVRWFRHQYPNLVIYAVPNGGSRNVREAQRLKTEGVLAGVADLVVLLPQGKSLYIEMKVKGNRQTDNQKEFQKKAIALGHTYAVCYSFEEFQQVIENQIQKQQNTII